From the genome of Thiovibrio frasassiensis:
GTAGCTGCTTTTTCTTTCCTCCAGCACGATCCCGCCGTCTCGCCCCTTGACCGCCCAGCGCACAACCAGCCGAGCCGCCCCGTCACTCTCGTTTTCAAAATGGAGCACCTCCACCAGGAGCCGATAATCCGTGGCCCTGCCGGCCGGCCAGGGGTGGAGCAGGATGCGGTCGGTAACCAGCAGCAGCGAGAGGTTTTCCCCCAACACCCTGGGAATATTCTCGCTGAGCGGCTCCGCCCAACGGTGGTTGTCGGCCAGTTGCAGCCGCTGGGTAGTCAGCCGGGTAACGATCTGGGGCCGGGCCAGGTATTCCGGCAGCTGCACCGGGCCGATGCCGAGCACCAGCTTGCCCGTCGCGTCGGCATTCTTCCCTGTGCTGGATACTTCCAGAGACGAGAGCTGATAATAGCTGACCGCTGCTGTGCGGGCGCAGCCCGCCACCAGCAGCAAACCGCCGACCAACAATAACAACCAGCTCCCCTGCCACTTGCCAGATCTGTTTTTCATTTCCCCTCCCCTTGCAACCGTTTTCCCTGCACAAGGGATTCCGGCTGCTGTTCCAGGGTTTCCGCCAAAAGTCGCAGAGCCCGAGCTGCACGGGTGATCTCCAGCAGGGCCGTATTGAGGCGCTGCACGGTCGGCGATTCTTCCCCTGCCAATCCCTGCAAGGCCTGGGCCGTCTTGGCCAACTCCTCGCTGGCCTTGCCCAGGCTGACCGCCATGGGGGAGCCGGCCTCAGCCACCCCGCCGACCTTGAGCATCGCATCCCGCACCGCTTCCAGCGCCTTGCGCATCTCGGCGAGCACGGGGGCGCCATCGTGGTCGAGCTTGGCGCTCAGAGATTCCAGATGGGCAAGGGTCGCCTCCAGCCGCACCGGGATCATCCTCGCTTCCTGTGAGGAGAGGATACCATTGAGCGCTTGGCTGATGGCGGCGAGATCGGCGAGAAAGGTATCCATGGGAAACCCCTCCAGCTTGGTGGCAAATTCCTCCGCCGTGGTCGGGATGGTGGGGATTTCACTCAACTGAACATCGCTGGCCATGAAGCGGGGTGGCTTGTCGGGATGGAAATCCAGATCAACATACAGCTGACCGGTAAGCAGGCTCTGCATCTTGAGCTGGGCGCGCAATCCGCGCTCCACCAGTTTCTTGATCGTCTCCCGGTCCCTGAGATCGACCTTATCGCCATTGCGGGATTGGACGATATTGGGCTCGACCTCGATGGTGACCGGCACCAAAAAATGATGGTTTTCGGTATCAAGCCCGAGCTGGATGCGTTTCACCGTGCCCACCTTGACCCCGAGAAAAACCACCGGCGCCCCCACCTGCAAACCCTGGGCCGCCCCCTCAAAATAGAGGATATGCTGGCCTTTCTTCTGGAACCATTGCCCCCCGGCGAGAAGCAGGGTGGTCACCGCCCCGAGAATGAGGGCGCCAAGAACAAAGGCCCCGATAAGCGTGGGATTTGCCTGCCTGCTCATGCCGCCCCCCTGAGAACTGTGCAGCAGCGCCACATCTGCTGTGTCATCACCCTACTCAGGTGCAATAGCACTCTTCGCAGGCCTTTTCCTTGCATCTGCGGCGCTGCTGCACAGTTCTCTCCCTTCTTTTTCCGCAACCTGCTCATGCCGCCCCCCTGGTGAGAAAATGGCGCACCTTTGCGTCTCCCGAAACCAGCGCCTCTTTGGGATTGCCGGTGTTGATCATGGTGTGGCGCTCGGTGTCCAGATAGACCGAATTGGTGCCGATACCGAGGATACTGGCCAATTCATGGGTGATCACCACAATGGTCGTTTCGAGACTGTCGCGCAATTCGAGAATCAGGTCGTCGAGACGCCTGGCGGTAAGGGGATCGAGACCGGAAGAAGGCTCGTCGATCACCAGAATATCCGGGTCGAGGGCCATGGCCCTGGCCAGACCCGCTCGTTTTTTCATGCCGCCGCTCAGCTCGGCCGGATAAAACTCCTCAAAACCGGCCAGCCCCACCAGGGCCAACTTGAAGGAA
Proteins encoded in this window:
- a CDS encoding MlaD family protein, coding for MSRQANPTLIGAFVLGALILGAVTTLLLAGGQWFQKKGQHILYFEGAAQGLQVGAPVVFLGVKVGTVKRIQLGLDTENHHFLVPVTIEVEPNIVQSRNGDKVDLRDRETIKKLVERGLRAQLKMQSLLTGQLYVDLDFHPDKPPRFMASDVQLSEIPTIPTTAEEFATKLEGFPMDTFLADLAAISQALNGILSSQEARMIPVRLEATLAHLESLSAKLDHDGAPVLAEMRKALEAVRDAMLKVGGVAEAGSPMAVSLGKASEELAKTAQALQGLAGEESPTVQRLNTALLEITRAARALRLLAETLEQQPESLVQGKRLQGEGK
- a CDS encoding PqiC family protein; the protein is MKNRSGKWQGSWLLLLVGGLLLVAGCARTAAVSYYQLSSLEVSSTGKNADATGKLVLGIGPVQLPEYLARPQIVTRLTTQRLQLADNHRWAEPLSENIPRVLGENLSLLLVTDRILLHPWPAGRATDYRLLVEVLHFENESDGAARLVVRWAVKGRDGGIVLEERKSSYLIPAASQGREGQVAALSEALASFCREIAQEMKPVLGK
- a CDS encoding ABC transporter ATP-binding protein: MTIAPQIEIHDLTMAYGEFVIQRDLNFVVNKGDIFVIMGGNGCGKTTLMRALIGLQRPAKGTVFYDGEDFWGVEPEDQERLKRRLGIMFQGGALWSSLTLAENVALPLKEYTALSPRRIAEIVSFKLALVGLAGFEEFYPAELSGGMKKRAGLARAMALDPDILVIDEPSSGLDPLTARRLDDLILELRDSLETTIVVITHELASILGIGTNSVYLDTERHTMINTGNPKEALVSGDAKVRHFLTRGAA